A window of Chryseobacterium aquaeductus genomic DNA:
TTTCTGATTCCGTACTGCATAGAAATTTCCTGATTGTTGTCTACATCCACCTTCCCTACTACAGCTTTTCCTTCAAAATCTGCTGCTACTTCTTCAATGATTGGTCCTAATGTTCTACATGGTCCGCACCATACTGCCCAAAAGTCTACCAATACTGGTTTATCTGATTTTAAAACCGTTTCCTGAAACGAGCTGTCCGTAATTTCTAAAGCCATTTTTTTATTTTTAATTATTAATATTCTATTTAATTTCTTAGATCAAAATTACCACTTTTAAGTGAATAGCTTATCTATGCTCAACATTTGTATTTTCTATGATCAGTTCCTGAGAAATTTCTCTTAAAGCATTCACAAAAACATCAATATCCTGTTTTGTTGTCATATGACTGAATGAAACACGTAAAGGTGTACA
This region includes:
- the trxA gene encoding thioredoxin, producing the protein MALEITDSSFQETVLKSDKPVLVDFWAVWCGPCRTLGPIIEEVAADFEGKAVVGKVDVDNNQEISMQYGIRNIPTVLIFKNGEVVDKLVGVTPKEIIAEKLSAHL